Part of the Polyangiaceae bacterium genome, AAGGCCTCGTCCAAGTAGACCTCTCGGGCACCATGGCCGACGCGATGCTCGGCGACGCGGACGGGCCACTTGGCTTTCTCGAGCAGCCGGCCGAGCTCCCGCGCGGACTCGCCGACCGTGTCGTAGAGCCCGTAGCCGATGTAGACGGGTCGGGGCCGACGCTCTCCGAGGGCCGGGTCGAGCACCGTGGTGCCCCCGGAGATGGCGCCGAAGCCGTCCACCTCGATGCCGCCACGCTGCGCCAGCGTCGCGACGAAGTACGCGCCGGATGACGAGCCTGCCAGGTACACCCGCTGGAACTGGATCCCGGTCGCCGCCTCGAAGCTCTTCCGGGCGGAGAGCACGCGTTCCACCAGCTCCGGCCCGTAGCGCTTGTGGCTGTTCGGGGCCGTCGGCCAACCCCACCACTTCTCGAGGCCCTTGGGTGCGAGCCCCTGATTGCCGCGGGGCATCAGCGCCGCCGCGCCGGCTCGACGCGACGCGTTCGCCACCACGGCCTGGTAGTTGGTCTTCTGCACGCTGGTCTTCTCGGGCGGGACGACCCCGTGCAGGTAGATGAGCAAGGTCTGGGTCGGCGCCTCCGGCAGAAAGAAGCACGTCGTCGCGTCGAGCCCCTGCACCGACTCCGTACACCAGTCGGTCGAGACCGGCGCAGGTGTACGCGGGGGCCAGGCGACGCTCCGCTCCTGCGGCTCGGGTTCGGCGGCGCTGGGCAGCGCAGGCTGCCGCGGCGCTGGTGAAGCTGCGGGTCGAGGAGCCGGGACCGGTGCGGGTGCTCGCGGTGCGGAAGCCTCCGCACAAGCGACGAGCAGGACGGTGGAGAGAGCCACTCCGGCACGGGTCATGATCGCCCCGAATTGTAGCCAGCAGGGTGGACCCGGACCAATCGCCTGCTCGCCCGCACGGTTATGGGCTAGGACGCCAGAACCCTGGAGGAAATCCCATGCAGACGGTGGTCGGCGGCGAAGTGGTCGCGGCGATGTTGGCGAAGGAAGGTGTCGAGAAGGTCTTCGGCATCGTCGACGGAACGTACCTGGGCTTCTACGCCAGCTTCGAGAAGTACGGCATCGAGCTCGTCTCCCCGCGACACGAGACCTGTGCCGCGCACATGGCCGGCGCGTATGCGCGCCTCACGGGCAAGCTCGGCGTGTGTATGGCGAGCAACGGCCCGGGCGTCGCGAACATCCTGCCAGGCGTGGCCGTCGAGAACGGCGAGGGCAACCGCGTGCTCCTGATCACGAGCTGCCGGCGCCAGGGCATCGCCTACCCGGATCGCGGGGGCACCTTCCAGTACTTCGACCAGGTCGCCGTGACCCGTCCGATGACCAAGTGGAGCGGGGCGGCATCGAGCTTCGAGCGCATCCCCGAGATGATGCGCCGTGCCTTCCGCATCTCCCACCGCGGCCGGCCCGGCGTGGTGCACGTGGACATCCCCGAGAACGTGATGAACGGGACCTTCACGACCACGGAGAGCTTCGCGGCCGAACCGTCGTCGTACCGGGTCACCTCGCCTATCGCGCCCTCCCGTGCGGACGTCGAGCGCGTCGCCGAGCTCTTGCTGTCCGCGGAGCGCCCGCTGCTCCACGCCGGCAGCGGGGTCGTGCACGCCCGCGCCTTCGAGGAGCTCCTGCGCGTGGCCGAGCTGCTCCGCGCTCCGGTCAGCACCAGCTGGGGCGCCCGCGGCGCGATCCCCGAGCCGCACGCGCTGGCGCTGCCGACCAACGCCCTCGAGGCGGTGCAGGCCGCTCGCGCCGGCGCCGATCTGGTGTTGGTGCTCGGCTCTCGGCTCGGCGAGACGGACTTCTGGGGCAAGCCCCCCTACTGGGGCAAGGCGAGCGAGCAGCGCTTCGTCCAGGTGGACAACGACGAGGAGGTCCTTGGGCTGAACCGCCGCACGGAGCTGTGCGTGCTGGCTGACTGCCGGCAGTTCCTGGCCGCGCTGGGCGAAGAGCTGGCAAAGAAGGGCCTCGGCGCCGAGCGCGCGAAGAGCCGCGACGCCCGCCTGGCCGAGCTCGCCGGGCTCCGCGTCAAGGCCGCGAGCGAGCTGTCCGCGGCCCTCGAGAACCGCTCCGCGCCGATGCCGCCGGCTCACGTGCCCCACACGCTGCGGAAGCTGCTCGAGGACGACGCCATCCTGGTGGTGGACGGCGGCAACACCGCGGTCTGGGCGCAGTTCTTCCACGAGGTGCGAGTGCCCAACACGTTCCTCGGCACCTTCAAGCTGGGCATGCTGGGCGCCGGCGTCGCGCAGGCGCTGGGCGCGAAGGTGGCCCAGCCCAAGCGCCGCGTGGTGTGCGTGCTCGGCGACGGCGCGATGGGCTTCCACGCCCAGGAGCTCGAGACGGCTGTGCGGCAGAAGCTCGCGGTGACCTACGTCGTGCTCTGCGATCGCCAGTGGGGCATGGTCAAGCTGACCCAGCAGGTCGGCCTCGGCGGCATGCGCCAAGTCCTGGGCAGCGAGCGCGAGGGCACCATCAACACCGACTTCGAGGAGATCCGCTTCGACGACCTCGCGCGCAGCATGGGCGCCCACGGTGAGCGCGTCGCTTCCCCCGACGACCTGACCGCAGCGCTCCGGCGCGCCCTCGATTGCGGCGGGCCCGCCGTGGTGCACGTGGACGTGGATCCGATGCTGCACCTGTGGGCGCCGGGGCTTCAGCTGTTCAAGGACATGCACCAGGAGCCCGCCGGCGAATGACGTCGGTGCTGGTCACCGGCGCAGCGGGCTACATCGGCGGCCTCACCGTGCGCGCCCTGGCGGCCCGGCGTGCCGATCTCGGCGCGCTGGTGGCGCTCGACGTGCGCGAGCCTCCCTCGAGCGAGCGCCTCGAGGGCGTGACCTACGTGACCGGCAGCGTGTGCGACGCCGGGCTCGCCGATCTCTTCGCCGAGCACCACATCGACACGGTGGTACACCTGGCCTCGATCCTGAAACCACCGAGAGAAGGTGGCGAGGATCTGGCTTACCGGGTGGACGTCGAGGGCACGCGCAACGTGCTCGGCGCCGCGGTGAAGTGCGGGGTGAAGAAGCTCGTCGTCACCACCAGCGGGGCGGCCTACGGCTACTACCCGGACAACCCGAAGTGGCTCGAGGAGCACCACCCCGTCCGCGGCAACGAGGAGATCGCGTACTCGCGGAACAAGCGCCTGATCGAGCGGGAGCTCGAGCGCTGCCGCGAGGAGCACCCCGAGCTCGCGCAGCTGATCTTCCGCCCGGGGACGGTGATCGGCGCCGGCGTGAAGACGCCCGTCACGGAGCTGTTCGAGGCCAAGGTCTTGCTGGGCGTGCTCGGCTCGGACTCGCCCTTCGTGTTCATCTGGGACGCCGACGTCGTCGAGTGCATCGTGCGGGGCGTGTTCGGGTCGGAGACCGGAATCTACAACCTGGCGGGAGACGGCGCGCTCAGCCCGCGGGAGATCGCCGAGCGGCTGGGCAAGCCCTACCTGCCGGTGCCGGCGCCGCTCATCGCCGGTGCGCTGGCGCTCTTGAAGCGGCTTGGGAAGTCCGCTTACGGGCCCGAGCAGGTGAAGTTCCTGCGTTACCGGCCGGTGCTCTCGAACCGCGCGCTCAAGGAGCGCTTCGGCTACACGCCGAAGAAGACCTCGCGGCAGGCCTTCGAGACGTACGCCGCAGCGCTCGGGCGCTGACTAGGGGGTGTCCCTGATTCCCGCCGCCGAGCGGCGCGAATCGAGCCGCTCGGTCTCGCACCGAACTAGGGACACCCCCTAGTCCTTGGCCGCCACTAGCGCAGACCCGCTGCCCGCGAGCGACTGCCCGAGGACCGCCGAGCTGCAGCCGTATTTGCGCTTCACCGCGGCTTCGATGGGCACCACGCGGATCTCGGGGTTCTTCGCCATCCCGGCGAGCGCCGAGCTGAGCGCGTCAGTGCGGATGTAGTCGTGGATCAGGAGCACGCCGCCCTTGCGTGAGAACCGCGCCAGGTTGTCGGTCAGGAAGCCGAGCTCGTGCTTCCGATTCGGGTTCGTGTCGCCCGACTCGCCGTGCCACATCACGTTCAGCAAGCCGAGCCGGCCGAGCGCGGCGTCGTAGAGCTTCTTCTGGTCCGGCGTGGAGAGGCCCACGTAGGGCGTTCCGGCGGGCGGGCGCGAGAAGATCATGGGGTACGGGCGACCGCCACGCTCGGCGAGCACCTCGGTGTG contains:
- a CDS encoding thiamine pyrophosphate-binding protein, with product MQTVVGGEVVAAMLAKEGVEKVFGIVDGTYLGFYASFEKYGIELVSPRHETCAAHMAGAYARLTGKLGVCMASNGPGVANILPGVAVENGEGNRVLLITSCRRQGIAYPDRGGTFQYFDQVAVTRPMTKWSGAASSFERIPEMMRRAFRISHRGRPGVVHVDIPENVMNGTFTTTESFAAEPSSYRVTSPIAPSRADVERVAELLLSAERPLLHAGSGVVHARAFEELLRVAELLRAPVSTSWGARGAIPEPHALALPTNALEAVQAARAGADLVLVLGSRLGETDFWGKPPYWGKASEQRFVQVDNDEEVLGLNRRTELCVLADCRQFLAALGEELAKKGLGAERAKSRDARLAELAGLRVKAASELSAALENRSAPMPPAHVPHTLRKLLEDDAILVVDGGNTAVWAQFFHEVRVPNTFLGTFKLGMLGAGVAQALGAKVAQPKRRVVCVLGDGAMGFHAQELETAVRQKLAVTYVVLCDRQWGMVKLTQQVGLGGMRQVLGSEREGTINTDFEEIRFDDLARSMGAHGERVASPDDLTAALRRALDCGGPAVVHVDVDPMLHLWAPGLQLFKDMHQEPAGE
- a CDS encoding SDR family oxidoreductase — protein: MTSVLVTGAAGYIGGLTVRALAARRADLGALVALDVREPPSSERLEGVTYVTGSVCDAGLADLFAEHHIDTVVHLASILKPPREGGEDLAYRVDVEGTRNVLGAAVKCGVKKLVVTTSGAAYGYYPDNPKWLEEHHPVRGNEEIAYSRNKRLIERELERCREEHPELAQLIFRPGTVIGAGVKTPVTELFEAKVLLGVLGSDSPFVFIWDADVVECIVRGVFGSETGIYNLAGDGALSPREIAERLGKPYLPVPAPLIAGALALLKRLGKSAYGPEQVKFLRYRPVLSNRALKERFGYTPKKTSRQAFETYAAALGR